The segment tatgttgaccagtgaaatatacctgctggagcgcatgctactatgctgctatggtgaccagtgaaatatacctgctggagcatgtgctactatgctgctatggtgaccagtgagctgagataaggtggtgttttcctagcaaagacttagatgacctggagccagtgggtttggtgatgaatataaagcgagggccagccaacgagagcatacaggtcgcagtggtgggtagaatatggggctttggtgacaaaacgggtggcactgtgatagactgcatcccatttgctgagtagagtgttggaggctattttgtaaatgacatcgccaaaatcaagaatcggtaggatagtcagttttatgagggtatgtttggcagcatgagtgaaggatgctttgttgcgaaataggaagccaattctagatttaattttggattggagatgcttcatgtgagtctggaaggagtgtttacagtctaatcagacacctaggtatttgtagttgtccacatattctaagtcagaaacgTCCAGAGTAATGAcgctggacgggcaggcaggtgcgggcagcaatcggttgaagagcatgcatttagttttacttgcatctAAGAGAATttggaggtcacggaaggagagttgtatggcattgaagttcgtctggaggttagttaacagaatgtccaaagaagggccagaagtatacagagtggtgtcgtctgcgtagaggtggatcagagaatcaccagcagcaagagcgacattattgatgtatacagagaagagagtcggaccgagaattgaaccctgtggcacccccatagagactgccagaggtccggacaacaggccctccaatttgacgcactgaactctgtctgagaagtagttggtgaaccaggcgaggcagtcaattgagaaaccaaggctgttgaatctgccaataagaatgtggtgagttgaaagccttggctttcgaagaccttagaaaggcagggtagaatagatacaggtctgtagcagtttggatctagagtgtctccccctttgaagagggggatgaccacggcagctttccaatctttggggatttcaGACGATAAGAAagaggggttgaacaggctagtaataggggttgcaacaatttcatctgataattttagaaagagatcgtccagattgtctagcccagctgatttgtaggggtccaggttttgcagctctttcagaacatcagctatctggatttgggtgaaggagaaatgggggaggcttgggcaagttgctgtgggggcccagggctgttgaccggggtgggaagcatggccagctgtagaaaaattattattgaaattctcaattattgtgaatttatcggtggtgacagtgtttcctagcctcaatgcagtgggcagctgggagtaggtgctcttattctccatggactttacagtgtcccaggactttttggagtttgtgctacaggatgcaaatttctgtttgaaaaagctagcctttggtttcctaactgcctgtgtatattggttcctaacttccctgaaaaggaTGCTAATGCCGTATGCCACAAGATGTTTaagtgctggtcaagggcagtcaggtctggagtgaaccacgggctatatctgttcctggttcaacaTTTTtggaacggggcatgcttatttaacaTTGTGaagaaagcacttttaaagaataactaggcatcttctactgacggaatgaggtcaatatacttccaggatacccggcccaagtcgattagaaaggttttagggagcgtttgacagtgatgaggggtggtcgtttaaCCGCAAACCCATTACTGACgcaagcaatgaggcagtgatcgctgagatcctggttgaagacagcagaggtgtatttggagggcaggttgattaggatgatatctatgagggtgcctgtgtttatggatttggggttgtacctggtaggttcattgatcatttgtgtgagattgagggcatcaagagTCTACATGTAGTGGGCATAATATTTATCATGTATGATCATATAAATACCTCACATGCGACCCTTAGTAAGACTAAGCAATTCACCTATTAAAAAGTTTATCTGACTACATAAAGATAATTAGCAATATGCAAGAGACTATGGTTGAGTTACAGTAACAGGCAATGAAGAAATGTCTGAGATTGgaataaacaaaaataaacaaaacatcaatatcaACAGTCAACGCAgtcgctgcagctagtgactggaaagagctgcaaaaaacactcaaatctccatctcttcattcaaagactcaatcatggacattcTTACTGACAGTTGAGGCTGCTACGTGtgatgatgtattgttgtctttaccttcttgccctttgtgctgttaatgtgcccaataatgtttgtaccatgttgtattgctaccatgctgtgttttcatgtgttgctgccatgctatgttgtcatctttggtctctctttatgtagctcttgtcatgatgtgtgttttgtcctatattttattttttaatcgcAGCCCCTGTCgccacaggaggcctttttccttctagtaggccgtcattgtagttaaataaaggttaaaacaaTTAAAATTACTAGGTATTTTCACACTGGCGTTTTCATCCCATATGAAAACGCatattagaggcaggtagcctagtggttagagcgttaaccaactgttcctaggccgtcattgaaaataaaaatttgttcttaactgacttgcctagttaattaaataaaggtaaaatatatataattttaaaaTTAGGATGGTAAGACTTTGTTTTAGACAATGCAAATTGTAAAATGGGAGGAAACAACAAGGAGAAGTATTTACAGGCAGTGAGGGGATTACTAGCTAGCCAAATTAGCCAACAATAGCTAACTAGTTAATGAATTCAGTAGtttataccagaggaggctggtgggaggagctataggagaatggactcattgtaatggctgtaaTGGAATAAATAGAACGTAGTCAAACATGTTGTTTCGATATGTTATATTTGTTCCATTCCTGCCATTTCTTCATAACTGGCTAGCAATTTTTGTCTTGACTAATTACTGTGTTATTTTTTTCTCCCTAATTTAATTGATCAAATGTATTCTAACATTATGAAAAATAACACCAGGCCAGCGGTTGAGTCAATGGCTGAGTCTTCTATAGAAGATGGCTTCTATGACAACGGTAATGATACAGGCAAAGGCCAGGATGCCTCCTGCCACCCCAAGACCTGTAGAGGAGCCATAGTTGttgctgctagatgactggtctGCTCTAatggtaaggagaggagaggtgatggtTTTAtgctctgtccccctgtcttgggtactcctcctcctgttgttACATTGCATGAACATACTGCAGATGCTCTTCTCACAGAGACAGGTGATGCAGCGGAGGAAGTAGGTGGACTTAATCTCATTCTGCTGCTCGATGAATCAGAAGGCCTAGAAAGAGAAGTGGGAATGATGACTCTCACCATTCTCATGAATAGAGTTATCTGGGTGACCATGGTGAAGTGTAGTTTGCTCAATATCTAGGCATCGGATAAGAACAAGACTACAAAGTTCATAAAGTGACCATTCGACTTGCCAACTTTTGGACTGAATACGTTTGTAAGGACAACAGTTTTcataaaatatataatttttcGCTCTCATGTGCTAATTTTTGTCCATTAAGAACCAACGACGTGCTATCTTTTTGTAATATTTACGATAAAGCTAACATATTTTCTTAGCCAAAGCTCAGAGATAGAAAAAGGTTTTAAACAAGGTTTTAAACAAATTAATTCAACAGAttatttaaagtagccaccctttgtcttgatgacagctttgcacactcttggcattctctcaaggttaatatgtgggaactccttcaagactgttggaaaagcattacaggtgaagctggttgagagaatgccaagagtgtgcaaagctgtcatcaaggcaaaatgtggctactttgaagaatctcaaatatattttgatttgtttaaaactttttgggttactacatgattccatatgtgttatttcatagttttgatgtcttcactattattctagaatgtaggaaatagtgaaaataaagaaattccacaaatgaacatttaacaaggcacacctgttaattgaaatgcattccaggtgactacctcatgaagctggttgagagaatgccaagagtgagcaaagctgACAACAAGGCAACTTTACAACAAGGTGGTTactttaagaatctcaaatataaaatatattttgatttgtttaacacttttttggttactacatgatgtattattccatatgtgttttttcatagttttgatgtcttcactattattctacaatgtagaaaatagtacaaattaaaaaaaaaaaaaaaacaaataaagaaaaacccttgaatgagtaggtgtgtccaaacttttgacttccttaattccattattttacttctaggctgtgtgtattgtgtgttgttgtgaattgttagatattactgcactgttggagctagacacacacgcatttcgctacacctgcaataacatctgctaaacatttgtatgtgacaaataactgttgatttgatttgatcaaataaataaacatcAGTTAAATTTGATGTTTGAATGGGATGTAATTTGTGTCTTAAAAACACCTCATACTGTATCAGCAAGTTGACCTCTTGTGTTGTGAGTGTGGACATATTGTTGATTGATGTTAAAGTTAGAATCCTTAGTCACTACATTCATTTGTGGACTTATAAAATAATATAAccaatgtaggatcttaatttgagccagtttgctacagcaggaaaataatcacgCAGCAATAGGAAATAGCTAGGGCCATCTACTTTAAGTGCTGCATGTCTTCCCAGTAGCCTAGTTGGTGTGTGAACTGtttgacctcaccctttcccaagcccctccaactcacaaggcaggcaatacacttTACCTCATCTTCACTAGAGGCTGTCCGCCTGCTGATCTCACTGCttaccccctccaggtctctgatcaccACTTTGTTTCCGTTTCTACCTGTGTGACTCATGCCTTTAGTAGTCTCTTCACGTAAACTTTCTAAAGACGCATTTTTCATTCTTTAGTAACAACAAGATCTTGCTATTGccaaatgtaaataaatgtgAAAAAGTTATGATAAGCTGAGATCCGTCCTCTTGCACAGTAGTGAGACCAGCAGGTGGACACACTATTTAAAGGGACAGTGGTTCAGTCTCCTGTAGAAAATGGctgccataataataataatgatgcaGGCGAAGGCCAGGATACACACTGCCACCCCACGACCTGTAGAAGTGTCTGAGTTCTCGCTGGCAGTCTGCTGTTCTTTTAATGACACAATGCTCTCTGCTCTGATGGTGATAGGAGGGGAACTGATGGTTTTGGACTCTGTTGCTGCATCCTTGGTAGCAGGAACAAcaccccttctcctcctgctgttACATTGCATGAAGGTACTGCAGGTGCTCTTCTCACAAAGATGGGTGATGCAGTGGAGGAAGTAGTACTGGGAGGTCAGGTTGGTGGCCTTGACTTGGGCAAAGACTTCAGTCctcaggtcaagaccctgttcTGGAATGACCAAGGGTAAAGTGAAATTGACATCACTGAAGAGATTCATGCTCAAAGTGCTGATGAAACTACCATTGTTGTCCTTCACTGCAATGGATGATGCTGACACATCAATTAGGGTGTTGTTGATCAGGTACTCTAGGGGATAGGCACAGGAGTAATAATACTTCAACTCAGTGTTGTAAGTGACTGTCCCTGTGGTGGGATCATATGATCGGACCACACCGCTGATGTTGACTGTCTGGATGTTGGAGAAGTCAGAAAATATCCCTGTGCCTGGAGCGCTGGTTGTCCTGAAGAGGCTGCCACAAGAATTGGTCGTGTTGATGGGGAATTCAAACCTCACGATCGGGGGAGTCACACTTTCATCCAGAGTTCCCTTGCAGGCTGGGTCATTCATGATGTTGTTGAGGATAAGCAGGGACTCGTTGTAACCAGTGTAAATGGCAGGGCAGATGAGGATGGCCAGACCAATAGATTTGGTGCCGCAAGTTACTGAGATATCAGTGTATGCTGGGCGTCTTAAATTCAACCCACAGTCACTTAATTGTAGTTGACTGCTCTTTGCGACCATCATTGCCAAAAGAAAAAAGCTGAGAAGATGCATTTTTGCGTTCCTAGCAGTGTTCATATCTTGACTGGGACATTAAAATGTGTCCTTTGTTGGCTTGTTTCCAGCCTTTTGATTCTATTGAGATGTATGGAGTTGCTTTTATAGTCAGGTCTCCTTCTTGGGATTGGACAGAAACAAGGTCAATGTCGCTCTGCCTATTCAAATATTTCCATTGTGTTGAGGGTGCCACGCACCATACCTAAAGGCAATTCATGAAACCCAACACACCTTTTAGTTCAGAAATGAAGCAGAGACAATGGCATGTTTCTTTTGTGAATGTTCTTAAAAAATAGATTCCCTTGGCCTGCTAATATGATGTTTCAAGGAGTAAGTGTTGAATCCTTTGAAAAGGCAACCTTTGACGGACTCATTTTGACTCCCAACAATACCCTGTTGGCCTTTCACATGACCCAAATGTGGTCGTAAGAGAGCACACCATGGCCCAGAATATCATTCAACTATAATTATGATTTGACAAAGGAAAGGTCAACTGCTTTGTTTGTAAGGTAATTTACAGTTATTATTGTCTTGACTCTGAGCCCAATACTTAACTTGCATGTGAAAGCTAAGCAAAGGTCAATGGAAGCAATGGGGGCAACCTTTTgggcccccccaaaaaataatccCAGTGGAACGTATGTTCTCTAGGCCTACTTTCCATCGCTGTTCTAATTACCTTCATCTTTACAAAATGCCCAACCCATCCTCTGGTTATAGAACCATGTTTTGTTATGCTGTGTTACAGAAGTAGaactctctttcttttctttctcatATTTTTTAACAATATCACTTTGTGTGATTTTAAAATGTGCATTATAAATAATAAAAACTGAGGTGTGCAAAGCCTTTGATAGAAAATCAAATGTTGTACAGTAGATACAGCAGATCCCCCTAATTGTATGGGACACTTAAATGTGCCGTTAGGGGCCATGCAATTCAAAGAATCCATATTAAGAAAGGAAATAGagggactaacagtacagatagatagcaataaaaacagtACCTTAGGGCCACAGAATatgttagaggaaaaacaaaaacaaatggagGAACTTCTTCAAGAAAGATcaagtgtaatatattattacaaaattaagcaaactggatggaatattgGGAAAAATGCACTTTTCAATCTTAGAAAGTGTtaatttaacaaatcaaaatatatttctgaTTTtatattctttaaagtagccaccctttgccttgatgacagctttgcacactcttggcattctctcaaccagcttcacctggaatgcttttccagtttttaaggagttcccacatatgaattgggttgaagttgggtgactatggaggccaggtcatctgatgcatcactccatcactctccttcttggtcaaatagcccttacatggcctggaggtgtgttgggtcattgtcctgttgaaaaacaaatcatagtcccactaagtgcaaaccagacaggatggcgtattgctgcagattTCTGAGGCAGCTATGCTCGTtaagagtgccttgaattctaaataaat is part of the Oncorhynchus gorbuscha isolate QuinsamMale2020 ecotype Even-year linkage group LG09, OgorEven_v1.0, whole genome shotgun sequence genome and harbors:
- the LOC124044445 gene encoding LOW QUALITY PROTEIN: zona pellucida-like domain-containing protein 1 (The sequence of the model RefSeq protein was modified relative to this genomic sequence to represent the inferred CDS: substituted 2 bases at 2 genomic stop codons), with product MVAKSSQLQLSDCGLNLRRPAYTDISVTCGTKSIGLAILICPAIYTGYNESLLILNNIMNDPACKGTLDESVTPPIVRFEFPINTTNSCGSLFRTTSAPGTGIFSDFSNIQTVNISGVVRSYDPTTGTVTYNTELKYYYSCAYPLEYLINNTLIDVSASSIAVKDNNGSFISTLSMNLFSDVNFTLPLVIPEQGLDLRTEVFAQVKATNLTSQYYFLHCITHLCEKSTCSTFILVLIRCLDIEQTTLHHGHPDNSIHENGESHHSHFSFXAFXFIEQQNEIKSTYFLRCITCLCEKSICSMFMQCNNRRRSTQDRGTEHKTITSPLLTIRADQSSSSNNYGSSTGLGVAGGILAFACIITVVIEAIFYRRLSH